In one window of Stigmatopora argus isolate UIUO_Sarg chromosome 19, RoL_Sarg_1.0, whole genome shotgun sequence DNA:
- the emc7b gene encoding endoplasmic reticulum membrane protein complex subunit 7, whose amino-acid sequence MSKIEKMPLLWLFVQTALVLASCFTDMETGPGAGVSTQNTGDRFKIEGRAIVPGVKTQEWVSTARVLVDGEDYVGFLRTDGSFAVNDVPSGSYVVEIVTPGYRFEPVRVDITSKGKMRSRLVNYIKTSEVIRQPYPLQIRASGIHSYFMKRETWGWTDFLMNPMVMMMVLPLLIIVLLPKVVNTNDPEMRKEMEQSMNMLNPNPELPDVSELMTKLFSGSKGSSKAGGSSKGTRPAVKRR is encoded by the exons ATgtctaaaattgaaaaaatgccACTCTTGTGGCTTTTTGTCCAGACCGCGCTTGTCCTCGCGTCATGTTTCACCGATATGGAAACTGGGCCTGGTGCAGGTGTATCGACGCAGAATACCGGTGATCGGTTTAAAATTGAGGGAAGGGCGATCGTTCCGGGGGTTAAAACACAAGAATGGGTTTCCACGGCACGGGTTCTTGTAGACGGTGAAGACTACGTGGGTTTTCTGAG AACTGATGGCAGTTTTGCAGTAAACGACGTCCCCTCTGGTTCTTATGTTGTCGAAATTGTCACCCCTGGATACAGATTTGAGCCAGTGCGTGTTGATATTACATCCAAGGGGAAAATGCG ATCTCGCCTTGTAAACTACATTAAGACTTCAGAAGTCATCCGCCAGCCGTATCCCCTCCAAATACGGGCGAGTGGAATTCACAGCTACTTCATGAAAAGGGAAACCTGGGGCTGGACTGATTTCCTCATGAACCCAATG gtcatgaTGATGGTTCTGCCATTGCTTATTATTGTTTTACTCCCCAAAGTGGTCAACACTAATGATCCAGAAATGAGAAAG GAAATGGAGCAATCCATGAACATGCTCAACCCCAACCCTGAGCTCCCAGATGTGTCTGAGCTCATGACCAAGCTCTTCTCCGGGTCTAAGGGATCCAGCAAGGCAGGTGGCAGCAGCAAAGGAACCAGGCCAGCTGTTAAGAGGAGGTAA
- the katnbl1 gene encoding KATNB1-like protein 1, producing the protein MKQVDIRNKDELDKKRNQVHCKVHSPGKEKRSSLCKRKSSLAQEVALKLQCRTSNVDQARKPGMANKENEVTCSDVRGNCYKDKCRLSVNVTEASQMAGPSSKYSDFTELSKDHEAVTHILFGRNLRLKVALTLWRRNPIELVAYLIVIQDKGVLLDLLPVITNNLQTEAPYFSLGCCVDLIPQVKVVLSSKYEEQIIVGLHWVQAVFRKWWPDLSKTEKQLRDSLDTRNIIVLKQHLRDLWKDGSRLCLLSGSTGDLAKAIEAYVLQLP; encoded by the exons ATGAAGCAG GTGGATATTAGAAATAAGGACGAATTAGATAAGAAAAG AAACCAGGTGCACTGCAAAGTACACAGTCCAGGCAAGGAAAAGAGGTCCTCTCTTTGCAAGAGGAAGTCTTCTCTAGCCCAGGAGGTGGCCTTGAAGCTGCAGTGTAGAACATCCAATGTTGACCAAGCCCGTAAACCCGGCATGGCCAACAAAGAAAACGAGGTGACATGCTCGGATGTGAGGGGCAATTGCTACAAAGATAAGTGCAGGTTGTCTGTGAACGTCACAGAGGCCTCTCAGATGGCAGGTCCCAGCTCTAAGTACAGTGATTTTACTGAG TTATCAAAGGATCACGAAGCAGTGACTCATATTCTCTTTGGAAGAAATCTCCGACTTAAAGTGGCCCTCACACTCTGGCGAAGAAATCCCATTGAATTAGTGGCTTATCTGATTGT AATTCAAGACAAAGGAGTGCTGCTTGACCTGTTACCTGTCATAACAAACAA CCTTCAAACGGAAGCGCCATATTTTTCACTTGGATGCTGTGTTGACCTCATACCCCAAGTAAAAGTGGTTCTTTCCAGTAAATATGAAGA ACAGATAATTGTGGGTTTACACTGGGTTCAGGCTGTCTTCAGGAAATGGTGGCCAGACCTTTCAAAAACAGAGAAACAACTGCGGGACAGTTTGGACACCAG GAACATTATAGTCTTGAAGCAACATCTAAGGGACTTGTGGAAGGATGGATCCAGGTTATGTCTGCTTTCAGGTTCTACTGGAGATCTGGCAAAG GCAATTGAAGCATATGTCCTTCAGCTGCCCTGA
- the chrm5b gene encoding muscarinic acetylcholine receptor M5b gives MDVYLPNSSLANTTYIQSAPHSLWEVITIATVSAIVSLITIVGNILVMVSFKVNSQLKTVNNYYLLSLAFADLIIGVLSMNLYTTYILVGYWPLGSLACDLWLAVDYVASNASVMNLLVISFDRYFSITRPLTYRAKRTPKRAALLIGLAWLVSFVLWAPPILCWKYIVGEEKESEDQCQIQFLTEPVITFGTAIAAFYIPVSVMTILYCRIYKETQRRTKDLAELQGLASEHVSEGVKPQKNIIRSCFHFTKERRERSQASWSSSNQSNVTKTTIRSDEVWVKTDQIASFNSYSSSEEEHHISIETPQGSLRDHGQNDKNGQVADYSEDQYFSSPSKESSKKCISYKFTPSSKIKKGSPTQKSPRPPEAEQKNASPSSSTTSKPMDPGLKNHQITKRKRMVLVKEKKAAQTLSAILLAFILTWTPYNIMVLISTFCATCIPTSLWHLGYWLCYVNSTVNPMCYALCNKTFQKTFRMLLLCQWRRKRGEDKLSWCGQNANVNNKMT, from the coding sequence ATGGATGTCTATCTTCCAAACAGTAGTTTGGCCAACACAACGTACATCCAGTCTGCTCCACATAGCCTTTGGGAAGTTATCACCATAGCAACAGTCTCTGCCATTGTCAGCTTGATCACGATTGTCGGTAACATTTTAGTCATGGTATCCTTCAAAGTGAACAGTCAACTTAAAACAGTGAACAACTACTACCTGCTGAGTCTGGCTTTTGCTGACCTCATCATAGGAGTGCTCTCCATGAATCTGTACACTACTTATATTCTAGTGGGCTACTGGCCTTTGGGGAGCCTCGCATGCGATCTCTGGCTCGCCGTGGACTATGTAGCCAGCAACGCTTCAGTTATGAATTTACTCGTCATTAGCTTCGACAGATATTTCTCCATCACGAGGCCGCTGACTTACAGAGCCAAGAGGACTCCCAAGAGGGCCGCGCTCTTGATAGGTCTGGCATGGTTGGTATCGTTTGTCCTGTGGGCACCGCCAATTTTGTGCTGGAAGTACATTGTTGGAGAAGAAAAAGAATCCGAGGATCAATGCCAGATTCAGTTTTTAACAGAGCCAGTGATCACATTTGGGACAGCAATTGCCGCTTTCTATATTCCAGTCTCCGTCATGACAATTCTCTATTGTAGGATCTACAAGGAGACGCAAAGGCGAACAAAAGATCTGGCAGAGTTGCAAGGACTCGCGAGTGAACACGTCTCAGAGGGAGTTAAGCCACAGAAAAATATTATTCGATCCTGCTTCCATTTCAcaaaagagagaagagaaaGGAGTCAGGCCTCCTGGTCCTCCTCTAATCAAAGTAATGTTACAAAAACCACCATTAGATCAGACGAAGTGTGGGTCAAAACGGACCAAATCGCTTCTTTTAATAGCTACTCCTCATCTGAGGAGGAGCATCACATTTCCATTGAGACCCCGCAAGGATCTTTGCGAGATCATGGTCAAAATGATAAGAATGGCCAGGTAGCAGATTATTCAGAAGACCAGTATTTTTCAAGCCCCTCAAAAGAGAGCAGTAAAAAGTGCATTTCATATAAATTCACACCTAGCTCCAAGATTAAGAAAGGCAGCCCGACACAGAAATCCCCTCGACCTCCCGAAGCCGAGCAGAAAAACGCCTCACCTTCCTCCTCCACTACCTCCAAACCAATGGACCCAGGCCTAAAGAACCACCAGATCACCAAGAGAAAACGAATGGTCCTGGTGAAGGAGAAGAAGGCGGCTCAGACCCTCAGCGCCATTCTTCTCGCGTTCATCCTCACGTGGACGCCGTACAACATCATGGTGCTGATCTCCACTTTCTGTGCTACGTGCATCCCGACGTCCCTGTGGCATCTGGGCTACTGGCTATGCTACGTAAACAGCACCGTCAACCCCATGTGCTACGCCTTGTGCAACAAGACATTCCAGAAGACTTTCCGCATGCTTCTTCTCTGCCAGTGGAGGAGAAAGAGAGGTGAAGACAAGTTGTCCTGGTGTGGGCAGAACGCCAACGTCAACAATAAAATGACTTGA